Proteins found in one Nitrosopumilus maritimus SCM1 genomic segment:
- a CDS encoding MBL fold metallo-hydrolase RNA specificity domain-containing protein has translation MTKNGILCEVNDRRVCLDPKNADATGINFVSHAHADHLPSKNGGTILSSIETNEIANLRGFKMENHIESLDDFSLIDSGHILGAKGLLFDDIFYTGDICTRNRGFLQGAKIPKCKTLITECTFGLPEFVFPKMEEIQKQVNELISELYGKGIPVILMGYQLGKAQTITQLFGHWGPLYFHDSVKEMNTLHQKFGVDLKDGMGHSEAQKNGLLDKKPWIMVAPMMSAKSKFIQEMKLKYGAVTIGFSGWAQSTKFSFGRRTDYSIPMSDHCDFNELVDMVNQSGAEQVYTIHGFVEEFAEHLKKKLGISAQPLLENSLDDFT, from the coding sequence ATGACAAAAAATGGTATCCTGTGTGAGGTAAATGATAGACGCGTTTGTTTAGATCCAAAAAACGCTGATGCCACAGGAATAAATTTTGTATCTCATGCTCATGCTGATCATCTTCCATCAAAAAATGGTGGAACAATTTTGTCTTCAATTGAAACCAATGAAATTGCTAATCTGCGTGGATTCAAAATGGAAAATCACATTGAATCCCTTGATGATTTTTCACTAATTGATAGCGGCCACATCCTTGGAGCCAAAGGGCTACTATTTGATGATATTTTCTACACTGGTGATATCTGTACACGAAATCGTGGATTTCTTCAAGGTGCAAAAATTCCAAAATGCAAGACGTTAATCACTGAATGTACATTTGGCTTGCCCGAGTTTGTCTTTCCAAAAATGGAGGAAATCCAAAAACAGGTCAATGAACTAATTTCTGAATTGTATGGTAAAGGCATACCTGTAATTTTGATGGGATATCAGTTAGGAAAAGCACAAACCATTACTCAGCTATTTGGTCATTGGGGCCCTCTTTACTTTCATGATTCTGTTAAAGAAATGAATACTCTTCATCAAAAATTCGGTGTTGATCTAAAAGATGGAATGGGACATTCTGAGGCTCAAAAAAATGGATTGCTAGATAAGAAACCTTGGATTATGGTTGCTCCTATGATGTCTGCAAAAAGTAAATTCATTCAAGAAATGAAATTAAAGTATGGTGCAGTAACAATTGGATTTAGTGGATGGGCCCAGTCTACAAAATTTTCTTTTGGACGAAGAACTGATTATTCTATTCCAATGAGTGATCATTGTGATTTTAATGAACTTGTAGATATGGTGAACCAATCTGGAGCTGAACAAGTATACACAATCCATGGGTTTGTTGAGGAATTTGCAGAACATTTGAAGAAAAAACTTGGAATAAGCGCTCAACCATTACTTGAAAATTCTTTAGATGATTTTACTTGA
- the purN gene encoding phosphoribosylglycinamide formyltransferase, giving the protein MLNLGILISGRGSNMESILKSIKKKKIPINPAVVISNKPDAKGLKIAQKLGVDIEVVESKGFKGSRAEYDKKIISVLTKYGVTPRNGLVCLAGFMRIISPEFVKKYKNRIINIHPALLPSFPGLDAQKQALEYGAKFSGCTVHFVDAGMDTGPVIIQSIVKVKENDTEKSLSKRILKEEHRIYPEAVNLFARKKIKVTDRRTKIS; this is encoded by the coding sequence TTGCTAAATCTTGGAATTTTAATCTCAGGTCGCGGGAGCAACATGGAATCCATCCTAAAGTCAATTAAGAAAAAAAAGATACCAATCAATCCAGCAGTGGTTATCTCAAACAAACCAGATGCAAAGGGTCTAAAAATTGCACAAAAACTTGGAGTAGACATTGAAGTTGTTGAAAGCAAAGGATTCAAAGGAAGTAGAGCAGAATATGACAAAAAAATTATTTCGGTTTTAACAAAATATGGAGTTACACCAAGAAATGGACTAGTATGTTTGGCAGGCTTTATGAGAATCATCAGTCCAGAATTTGTAAAAAAATACAAGAATCGAATTATCAATATTCATCCAGCATTATTGCCATCATTTCCAGGATTAGACGCACAAAAACAGGCATTAGAATATGGGGCAAAGTTTTCTGGATGCACAGTACATTTTGTTGATGCAGGAATGGATACGGGTCCAGTCATAATCCAATCAATAGTCAAAGTAAAAGAAAATGATACTGAAAAATCACTATCAAAAAGAATTCTAAAAGAAGAACACAGAATTTATCCTGAAGCAGTCAATCTCTTTGCAAGAAAAAAGATCAAAGTAACAGATCGTAGAACAAAAATAAGTTAA
- a CDS encoding cupin domain-containing protein, with amino-acid sequence MKLEFDLTTYLEKIKNSSDYFHTFINRDSLAAGVLVLQPGEEDTQTPHDSDEVYYVISGDGFLRIKDKDYKVSKDKLFFVAKDVEHYFHGNTKELKVLYFFGGPDS; translated from the coding sequence TTGAAACTAGAATTTGATTTAACCACGTATCTAGAAAAAATCAAAAACAGCAGTGATTATTTTCACACTTTTATTAATCGAGATAGTTTAGCTGCTGGAGTTTTAGTTCTTCAACCTGGAGAAGAAGATACACAAACTCCTCATGATAGTGATGAAGTCTATTATGTGATTTCTGGTGATGGATTTTTACGAATTAAGGATAAAGATTACAAGGTTTCAAAAGATAAGCTGTTTTTTGTTGCAAAAGATGTTGAGCATTATTTTCATGGAAATACAAAAGAGCTCAAAGTTTTGTACTTTTTTGGTGGCCCTGATTCTTAA
- a CDS encoding antibiotic biosynthesis monooxygenase family protein, translating into MFVMIADVQLKDGAEDDFKSWFSESNKVLANFPGFISRKFLKSADGSYRIVVEHESKETFIKMHNSPEHEKLHPQGHSYMSEPPQRKTYTVAAE; encoded by the coding sequence ATGTTTGTAATGATAGCAGACGTTCAACTCAAAGATGGTGCTGAAGATGACTTCAAAAGTTGGTTTTCAGAATCAAACAAAGTTTTGGCAAACTTTCCTGGATTCATATCTAGAAAATTTCTAAAATCTGCTGATGGCAGTTATAGAATTGTTGTAGAACATGAAAGCAAGGAGACTTTTATCAAAATGCATAACAGTCCTGAACATGAAAAACTTCATCCACAAGGACATTCTTACATGAGTGAACCTCCTCAAAGAAAAACATACACTGTAGCTGCTGAATAA
- a CDS encoding bifunctional 5,10-methylenetetrahydrofolate dehydrogenase/5,10-methenyltetrahydrofolate cyclohydrolase, protein MTGTKIDGKVISQSVKDRVKKAVEELKNQGINPCLATVLVGDNPASATYVRNKHRACEEVGITTKDHKLDASTTQAQLNEIIENLNNDNSVHGILVQLPLPEQLDEFTTTSRISPLKDVDGLTPHNAGLLAMKKAALVACTPSGVMEMFDYHGIELEGKNIVLINRSNLVGKPLYHLLLDKNATVITCHSRTKNLVELCQSADIIITAVGDRNKFTLTSDMIKEGAIVIDVAISRFQEKLVGDADYEDIIQKASFATPVPGGVGPMTVAMLLKNTITAASLSSQIGK, encoded by the coding sequence ATGACAGGAACTAAGATTGATGGCAAGGTAATTTCACAGTCAGTCAAAGACAGAGTGAAAAAAGCCGTTGAAGAGTTAAAGAATCAAGGAATCAACCCGTGCCTGGCAACAGTTCTTGTAGGGGACAATCCAGCTTCTGCGACTTATGTAAGAAATAAACACAGAGCATGTGAAGAGGTAGGAATTACTACCAAGGATCATAAACTTGATGCAAGTACAACACAGGCTCAACTCAATGAAATTATCGAAAATTTGAACAATGATAATTCAGTTCATGGAATCCTTGTTCAATTACCACTTCCAGAACAGCTAGATGAATTTACTACAACATCAAGGATTTCACCACTAAAAGATGTGGATGGTCTAACACCTCACAATGCAGGATTATTAGCAATGAAGAAAGCAGCACTTGTTGCATGTACACCATCAGGAGTAATGGAGATGTTTGATTATCATGGAATAGAATTAGAAGGAAAAAATATTGTATTGATTAACAGGAGTAATCTTGTTGGAAAACCACTATATCATTTATTGTTAGACAAGAATGCAACTGTAATTACATGTCATTCTAGAACAAAGAATTTGGTAGAACTGTGTCAATCAGCAGATATCATAATTACAGCAGTGGGAGATAGAAACAAGTTCACATTAACTTCAGACATGATAAAAGAAGGAGCAATTGTTATTGATGTTGCAATATCAAGATTCCAAGAAAAATTAGTAGGGGATGCAGACTATGAAGACATTATTCAAAAAGCATCTTTTGCAACACCAGTTCCAGGAGGAGTTGGTCCAATGACAGTTGCAATGCTTTTGAAAAATACAATAACTGCAGCATCATTGAGTAGTCAAATTGGAAAATAA
- a CDS encoding 5-formyltetrahydrofolate cyclo-ligase: protein MENNSEKKSLRNLLLEKRDGTSFDLMKIASEKISKKLKKIKTFRDAQKIGAYYPIGSEVPTQDIIQELLSDGKEVFLPRVSGENMDFKKISDFSSLESGSFEIMEPKIDCETENNLDVILVPTVGITPKGIRLGYGHGFYDRFLSNHKISTISLTLEKQVVKNIPKSDHDILIDWVVTEDRIIDTHR, encoded by the coding sequence TTGGAAAATAATTCTGAAAAAAAATCACTGCGAAATCTTCTTTTAGAAAAAAGAGATGGTACATCATTTGATTTGATGAAGATTGCCAGTGAAAAAATTAGTAAAAAATTAAAAAAAATTAAAACTTTCAGAGATGCTCAAAAGATTGGCGCATACTATCCAATTGGAAGTGAAGTACCAACTCAAGACATTATTCAAGAATTGCTCAGTGATGGAAAAGAGGTATTCTTGCCAAGAGTGTCAGGAGAAAACATGGATTTTAAGAAAATTAGTGATTTTTCGAGCCTAGAAAGTGGAAGTTTTGAGATAATGGAGCCAAAGATAGATTGTGAGACTGAAAATAACTTGGATGTAATTCTAGTACCTACTGTAGGCATTACCCCAAAAGGAATCAGATTAGGATACGGACATGGATTCTATGACAGATTTTTGTCAAATCACAAAATATCAACAATTTCTCTAACACTTGAAAAACAAGTTGTAAAAAATATCCCAAAATCTGATCATGACATACTAATTGATTGGGTTGTCACTGAAGACAGAATTATAGATACTCATAGATAA
- the purD gene encoding phosphoribosylamine--glycine ligase, with protein MVNVLVIGSGGREHALSWKLSQSPKIETVFTAPGNGGTKNNVPIDVDDLDALADFAQKNNCFTVVGPEAPLAAGIVDKFNQKNLKIFGPAKDAAQLESSKIWAKDFMKRNDIPTARFEIFDDAEKAQDYIKSLDYNVVVKADGLAAGKGVIVCNSSDEAISAIQTILVKKTFGDAGNRIIVEERIDGIEASYIALSDGNVAIPMASSQDHKRIFDDDKGPNTGGMGAYSPTPIIDEDLAKKIQEKIIDKTIQSMKNEGITFKGFLYAGIMIKDNEPYVLEYNVRMGDPECQPITMRMDFDLYDYFVASADGKLSSMPEISWKDQYSVCVVLASEGYPESYPKNEEIVGFDSISDNAHVFHAGTKQTDGKILSNGGRVLGVTALGDTLESAIANAYTASEKISWPHKFCRKDIGKKGLSYL; from the coding sequence TTGGTAAATGTACTGGTAATTGGTTCTGGAGGAAGAGAACATGCTTTGTCATGGAAACTATCTCAAAGCCCCAAAATTGAAACTGTATTTACTGCTCCTGGAAATGGAGGAACAAAAAACAATGTTCCAATTGATGTTGATGATTTAGATGCTCTTGCAGATTTTGCTCAAAAAAATAATTGTTTTACAGTGGTAGGGCCTGAAGCTCCTTTAGCTGCAGGAATTGTTGATAAATTTAATCAAAAAAATCTCAAAATTTTTGGTCCTGCAAAAGATGCAGCACAACTTGAATCAAGTAAAATCTGGGCAAAAGATTTCATGAAAAGAAATGATATTCCTACTGCTAGATTTGAAATATTTGATGATGCTGAGAAAGCTCAAGATTATATAAAATCCCTTGATTATAATGTCGTAGTCAAAGCAGACGGCTTGGCTGCTGGCAAGGGTGTAATTGTCTGTAATAGTTCTGATGAGGCAATTTCTGCAATTCAAACAATTTTGGTAAAAAAGACATTTGGTGATGCTGGAAATCGAATAATCGTAGAGGAGAGAATTGATGGCATTGAGGCCTCATACATTGCTCTTTCTGATGGTAATGTTGCTATCCCTATGGCTTCTAGCCAAGACCATAAACGAATTTTTGATGATGATAAAGGTCCAAACACAGGTGGTATGGGTGCTTACTCTCCTACCCCAATAATTGATGAAGATTTGGCCAAAAAAATTCAAGAAAAAATTATTGATAAAACAATCCAGTCTATGAAAAATGAGGGAATTACATTCAAAGGATTTCTTTATGCTGGAATAATGATCAAAGACAACGAACCATATGTTTTAGAATACAATGTTAGAATGGGTGATCCTGAATGTCAACCCATTACCATGAGAATGGATTTTGATTTGTATGATTATTTTGTTGCAAGTGCTGATGGCAAATTATCCTCAATGCCTGAAATCTCTTGGAAGGACCAATACTCTGTATGTGTTGTTTTAGCTTCAGAAGGATATCCTGAATCTTATCCAAAGAATGAAGAGATTGTTGGTTTTGATTCTATTTCTGATAATGCACATGTCTTTCATGCAGGAACAAAACAGACTGATGGGAAAATTCTCTCAAATGGAGGACGTGTTTTGGGAGTGACTGCCTTAGGTGACACTTTGGAATCTGCAATTGCTAATGCATATACTGCATCTGAAAAGATTTCTTGGCCTCACAAGTTCTGCAGAAAAGATATTGGCAAAAAAGGATTGTCTTATCTATGA
- the ileS gene encoding isoleucine--tRNA ligase yields the protein MELSTKFDAKAIESEIKEYVKSIDLEKQIFASDKPEKIRFIEGPPTMNGIPHAGHLRGRVIKDLWYRYNTLQGKKIEFNGGWDTQGLPVELQVEKELGVTGGKTEAIKQFGVERIVSECKKVVEKYNKTWVEVDELLGMSFNHDKAYWTFRDEFIEREWQVLKKAHENGILEEDFTVIAYCPSCQTSLSHAEVNQGYEEVKDPSLYYKVKLVDEDVFLIVWTTMPFTLVTDAMVGLQPEEDYAYVKVENETWVVGKTRLEEFMTEVKIEDYKIEKTVKGSEFEGKKYIHPLLDLIPELNECSKADNFHVAVSESFVDASTGSGLVHLSPANGEEDIKIANKRKVKIFSPIDDEVKFTSQAGKYQGMFVRDADRPIVEDLKECNALVKIGKIKHKYPLCWRSHHPIVWLARKGWFYKLDRLDNKAIDAAESVEYYFEQPKNRFLGIIKERHPWCISRERIWGCPLPVWACEECNERNWFFTRKEIVESADNLPDGPDFELHRPWIDNITIKCKKCGSTKTKREEYVLDTWHNSGSAPYSSLTDEEYTNEIPAPFFTEGIDQTRGWAYTLLIENVILNNGPTPPYKSFLFQGHVLDEKGGKMSKSKGNVLEGIELLEKYPADLIRFYFMWKASPIEPLSFSTEELMSRPYQVINTLFNLHLYFKQNSQYDNFEKENTIEWAKQKNLLTSPDIWLLSKLQKLISKITDRNDSCKFHEGAKAIDDFIINNLSQIYIPITRGELWDEDEDKKERRLAIYAVLEEVLRTLDILIHPFCPFTSEHLYQTVFDGKQSILLDKWPKSQESLVNEEIEESFDIMKDVVSVSSAARMKGKLKRRWPLNEAKICVKKGLKSKLESLSELLQSQLNVEKFSIAETEKESGLEQILELKQLGLPAKPIVELERKRIGPKAKQHMGKLVAKFSETNPDEIISSLQNNSKFDFDIDDETISLDNEDFVVDFDADENYAMSKRDDYVVFISTSRNKEMMAKGLVKDVARRLQTLRKERGYNPTDVLGVASILDLDEESLEMIKEKSEDLAFLVRVKQVNFTESCKEYKDDDIDGQKIRISVE from the coding sequence ATGGAACTATCTACAAAGTTTGATGCAAAAGCAATCGAATCAGAGATTAAAGAATATGTAAAATCAATTGATTTAGAAAAGCAGATTTTTGCATCAGACAAGCCTGAAAAGATCAGATTCATTGAAGGTCCACCTACAATGAACGGAATTCCTCACGCAGGACATCTTAGAGGCAGAGTCATCAAAGATTTGTGGTATAGGTACAATACACTCCAAGGGAAGAAGATTGAATTTAATGGAGGATGGGACACACAAGGACTTCCTGTAGAACTACAAGTTGAAAAAGAGCTGGGAGTTACAGGTGGAAAGACTGAAGCAATCAAACAATTTGGGGTAGAGAGAATTGTATCTGAATGCAAAAAAGTTGTTGAAAAATACAACAAGACATGGGTAGAAGTTGATGAATTACTTGGGATGTCATTTAATCATGATAAAGCATATTGGACTTTTAGAGATGAATTTATTGAAAGAGAATGGCAAGTTCTAAAAAAAGCACACGAGAATGGAATTTTAGAAGAAGATTTTACAGTTATTGCATATTGTCCTAGTTGTCAGACATCACTTAGTCATGCAGAAGTTAATCAAGGGTATGAAGAAGTAAAGGACCCATCACTATACTATAAAGTAAAACTGGTAGATGAAGATGTATTTTTGATTGTATGGACTACAATGCCATTTACACTAGTTACTGATGCAATGGTAGGATTACAGCCAGAAGAAGATTATGCTTATGTCAAAGTAGAAAATGAAACTTGGGTTGTTGGAAAAACAAGATTAGAAGAATTCATGACTGAAGTAAAAATTGAAGATTACAAAATCGAAAAGACTGTCAAAGGTTCAGAATTTGAAGGGAAAAAATACATCCATCCATTATTGGATTTGATTCCAGAGTTAAACGAATGCTCAAAGGCAGACAATTTCCATGTAGCAGTATCAGAATCGTTCGTTGATGCTAGTACTGGTAGTGGTCTTGTACATCTGTCTCCAGCAAACGGTGAGGAAGATATCAAGATTGCAAACAAGAGAAAAGTCAAGATTTTCAGCCCCATAGATGACGAGGTAAAGTTCACTTCTCAGGCAGGAAAATACCAAGGAATGTTTGTCAGAGATGCGGACAGACCAATTGTAGAAGATTTGAAAGAGTGTAATGCTCTAGTAAAGATTGGCAAAATCAAACACAAGTATCCACTTTGTTGGAGATCACACCATCCAATTGTATGGCTTGCAAGAAAGGGTTGGTTCTACAAACTAGACAGACTAGATAACAAGGCAATTGATGCAGCAGAAAGTGTAGAGTATTATTTTGAACAACCAAAAAACAGATTCTTAGGAATTATCAAAGAGAGACATCCTTGGTGTATCTCAAGGGAGAGAATTTGGGGATGTCCATTGCCAGTATGGGCATGTGAAGAATGCAATGAAAGAAACTGGTTTTTTACAAGAAAAGAGATTGTAGAATCAGCTGACAATCTTCCTGATGGCCCAGACTTTGAATTACACAGACCATGGATTGATAACATTACAATAAAGTGTAAAAAATGTGGCAGTACAAAAACAAAGAGAGAAGAATATGTTTTAGATACTTGGCACAATAGTGGTTCTGCACCATATTCATCATTAACTGATGAAGAGTACACAAACGAAATTCCAGCACCATTCTTCACTGAAGGAATTGATCAAACTAGAGGATGGGCATATACACTACTCATTGAAAATGTAATTCTAAACAACGGACCAACCCCACCATACAAGTCATTCTTGTTCCAAGGACATGTACTTGATGAGAAAGGAGGCAAGATGAGCAAGAGTAAAGGCAATGTTTTGGAAGGAATTGAATTACTAGAAAAATATCCTGCAGATTTGATTAGATTTTATTTCATGTGGAAGGCTAGTCCAATTGAACCACTTAGTTTCAGTACAGAAGAGTTAATGTCAAGACCATATCAAGTAATCAACACACTATTCAATTTACACTTGTACTTTAAGCAAAACAGCCAGTATGATAACTTTGAAAAAGAAAACACGATAGAGTGGGCAAAACAAAAGAATTTGTTAACATCACCAGACATTTGGCTCTTATCAAAACTTCAAAAATTAATCTCAAAAATTACAGACCGCAATGATTCTTGCAAATTTCATGAAGGTGCAAAAGCAATTGACGACTTTATCATTAACAATCTAAGTCAAATCTACATTCCAATTACAAGAGGAGAATTGTGGGATGAAGACGAGGATAAAAAGGAGAGAAGGCTTGCAATTTATGCAGTACTAGAGGAAGTTCTAAGAACATTAGATATCTTGATTCATCCATTTTGTCCATTTACCAGTGAGCATCTGTACCAAACAGTCTTTGATGGAAAACAAAGCATACTACTAGACAAATGGCCAAAATCACAAGAGTCACTAGTCAATGAAGAGATTGAAGAATCATTTGACATTATGAAAGATGTAGTATCAGTTTCATCAGCTGCAAGAATGAAAGGCAAACTCAAAAGAAGATGGCCATTAAATGAAGCAAAAATTTGTGTTAAGAAAGGACTAAAGTCAAAGTTAGAATCACTATCAGAACTACTCCAGTCTCAGCTAAATGTAGAGAAATTCAGCATTGCTGAAACTGAAAAAGAATCAGGATTAGAACAAATTTTAGAATTAAAACAACTAGGACTGCCTGCAAAGCCAATTGTTGAATTGGAAAGAAAGAGAATCGGGCCAAAAGCAAAACAACACATGGGAAAACTTGTTGCAAAGTTCTCTGAAACAAATCCTGATGAAATAATTTCATCTTTACAAAATAATTCAAAGTTTGATTTTGATATTGATGATGAAACGATTTCACTTGACAATGAAGATTTTGTTGTAGACTTTGATGCTGATGAAAATTATGCAATGTCAAAAAGAGATGATTATGTAGTGTTTATCTCAACATCGCGAAACAAAGAGATGATGGCAAAAGGATTAGTCAAAGATGTTGCAAGAAGATTGCAAACTTTGAGAAAAGAGAGAGGATACAATCCAACTGATGTTTTAGGAGTCGCATCAATTCTTGATTTAGATGAAGAATCACTTGAAATGATCAAAGAAAAATCAGAAGACTTGGCTTTCTTGGTAAGAGTAAAGCAAGTCAACTTTACAGAATCATGTAAAGAATACAAAGATGACGACATTGATGGTCAGAAGATTAGAATTTCAGTAGAGTAA